The Astyanax mexicanus isolate ESR-SI-001 chromosome 12, AstMex3_surface, whole genome shotgun sequence genome window below encodes:
- the mapre1a gene encoding microtubule-associated protein RP/EB family member 1a has product MAVNVYSTSVTSESLSRHDLLTWINSSLRMNHAKIEQLCSGAAYCQFMDMLFPSCVPLKKVKFQAKLEHEFIFNFKILQASFKKLGVNKIIPVDKLVKGKFQDNFEFVQWFKKFFDANYDGKDYDPEAARQGQETATSQPPATAVANKPRKVSSSEARITSVKPTAPVAPQRSTILAPKTAPSADKEELTQMINDLKSTVTVLEQERDFYYGKLMNIERLCLEKGENVDPTLQTILSILYADPAEAEGDPGEPEEF; this is encoded by the exons ATGGCTGTGAACGTCTATTCTACCTCAGTAACCAGTGAAAGCCTTAGTCGTCATGATTTGCTGACATGGATCAACAGCTCGCTGCGTATGAACCATGCTAAGATTGAACAGCTGTGTTCAG GTGCTGCATACTGTCAGTTTATGGATATGTTATTCCCATCCTGTGTGCCTTTGAAGAAAGTAAAATTCCAGGCCAAGCTGGAGCACGAGTTTATCTTCAATTTTAAAATCCTTCAAGCCAGCTTTAAGAAGCTTGGAGTGAACAAA ATTATCCCTGTGGATAAGCTTGTGAAGGGAAAATTCCAGGATAACTTTGAGTTTGTTCAGTGGTTTAAGAAGTTCTTTGATGCTAACTATGATGGGAAGGACTATGATCCGGAAGCAGCGCGGCAGGGACAGGAGACCGCTACCTCCCAGCCTCCGGCTACAGCTGTGGCAAATAAACCAAGAAAAGTCAGCAGCTCAG AGGCACGCATCACTTCAGTCAAGCCAACCGCTCCAGTTG CTCCACAAAGATCTACCATACTCGCTCCTAAGACCGCACCATCTGCAGATAAAGAAGAACTCACTCAAATG ATTAATGATCTGAAAAGCACGGTCACAGTTTTGGAGCAGGAGAGAGACTTTTATTATGGCAAACTGATGAACATTGAGCGCCTCTGCTTGGAGAAAGGGGAGAATGTAGACCCTACGCTGCAAACAATATTAAGTATCCTGTATGCAGAC CCAGCAGAAGCTGAAGGTGACCCGGGTGAACCGGAAGAGTTCTAA
- the LOC103039418 gene encoding uncharacterized protein LOC103039418 translates to MDPVLPDSQYSRFASYDFESDARFQEGLKKLSNQGLLELKIFYYNRFIEPVDLTGFQEWRDRHQDSQTQTSEDISVTTDTNCVKDNSSQRETKEDTLLEKETKSEHGDSLSFAEVFRMIQAGEEIPGLEKLDIKSCNQKPSVSQIPRKLKPWEK, encoded by the exons ATGGATCCTGTGTTACCGGACTCTCAGTACAGCAGATTTGCTTCTTATGATTTTGAAAGCGATGCTCGTTTTCAGGAAGGTCTGAAGAAACTATCTAACCAGGGTTTACTGGAGCTGAAGATCTTCTATTATAACAG GTTTATTGAACCAGTAGATTTAACTGGTTTCCAGGAGTGGCGGGACAGACATCAGGATTCACAAACTCAGACATCTGAAGACATTTCAGTTACTACAGACACAAACTGTGTTAAAGACAATTCAAGCCAAAGGGAAACTAAGGAGGACACATTGTTGGAAAAGGAGACCAAGTCAGAACATGGTGATTCCCTCAGTTTTGCAGAAGTGTTCCGCATGATTCAGGCTGGAGAGGAGATCCCTGGACTTGAGAAGTTGGACATTAAATCCTGTAATCAAAAACCTTCAGTTTCCCAGATACCAAGAAAGTTAAAACCCTGGGAGAAGTAA